One Nocardia sp. BMG111209 DNA segment encodes these proteins:
- the eccE gene encoding type VII secretion protein EccE, which yields MAEFDAIRNRPLLGRITLPNLVAAQLFGLVVGLIGFAVGLPGWYALLVAVVAGALLLIPIGKRTLSSWLATWWRYLARGGYSIGDTVDFRGPDGRSLGLYWEGSRVVAVVEVLPPRGGLTRIDRWSVHASHLLPLPELAECLTQHDILLSGIDIISHGHRSRSGTPAGAIYETLLGPLPATAYRTVWLAISFDTLTCPGAADRRGGGAEGACRAVTIATQRIVRALEDADCASRILTAPEIKQAVLQVSSGIDPRTIRHRWQHAELGSAVNIGGAVDPKQLGTDLLALLWVAPSLGTTVSVRLRPGSSPETVGIGAAWRLTTRDLPEKLRYRHMVSLHGRHRQSLLAHFPIGIPGLDDTVPMAEYPIDVIGALHLPSSGCGQLIGSDEQGNGVAIRLVGQGISTVYVAGELYLAQQLVFRALAVGERILVRTDRPQAWEQLITTIGNPDRLALAVETHQSDAGYTAAVVDGVLAPAPHAGVTTIYVAGDPMGWPAAKPDLSIHQPGAIGNHVVLRTGTAQVELTLVSIPRETTYINRPRGTRPLAHQ from the coding sequence CGGGCGCATCACGCTACCGAATCTGGTGGCGGCACAACTGTTCGGACTGGTGGTCGGCCTCATCGGATTCGCGGTGGGCCTACCCGGCTGGTACGCGCTGCTGGTCGCGGTGGTGGCCGGGGCGTTGCTGCTGATCCCGATCGGTAAGCGCACGCTGTCGAGCTGGCTCGCGACCTGGTGGCGTTATCTGGCGCGCGGGGGCTATTCGATCGGCGACACCGTCGACTTCCGCGGTCCCGACGGGCGTTCGCTCGGGTTGTACTGGGAGGGCAGCCGGGTTGTCGCGGTGGTGGAGGTGCTGCCGCCGCGCGGCGGGCTGACCCGCATCGACCGCTGGTCCGTGCACGCCTCCCATCTGCTGCCGCTTCCCGAACTGGCGGAATGTCTGACCCAGCACGACATTCTGCTGTCCGGCATCGACATCATCAGCCACGGTCACCGCAGCCGGTCCGGTACGCCGGCCGGTGCGATCTACGAGACGCTGCTGGGCCCGCTGCCGGCCACCGCGTATCGCACGGTGTGGCTGGCGATCAGCTTCGACACCCTGACCTGTCCGGGTGCGGCCGACCGGCGCGGCGGCGGCGCGGAGGGCGCCTGCCGGGCGGTCACCATCGCCACCCAGCGCATCGTGCGCGCGCTGGAGGACGCCGACTGCGCCTCGCGTATCCTCACCGCCCCCGAGATCAAACAGGCTGTGCTGCAGGTCAGTTCGGGTATCGATCCGCGCACGATCCGGCACCGCTGGCAGCACGCCGAACTCGGCAGCGCCGTGAACATCGGCGGCGCGGTCGATCCGAAACAGCTCGGCACGGATCTGCTGGCGCTGTTGTGGGTGGCGCCCTCGCTCGGCACCACGGTCTCGGTGCGGCTGCGGCCGGGCAGTTCGCCCGAGACGGTCGGCATCGGCGCCGCCTGGCGGCTGACCACCCGCGACCTGCCGGAGAAACTGCGCTACCGGCACATGGTGTCGCTGCACGGCCGGCATCGGCAGAGCCTGCTCGCCCACTTCCCGATCGGGATCCCCGGCCTCGACGACACGGTGCCGATGGCCGAGTACCCGATCGATGTCATCGGCGCGCTGCATCTGCCGTCGTCGGGCTGCGGGCAGCTGATCGGCTCCGACGAGCAGGGCAACGGCGTCGCGATCCGCCTTGTCGGACAGGGCATCTCGACGGTGTACGTGGCGGGTGAGCTGTATCTCGCACAGCAGCTGGTGTTCCGCGCGCTGGCCGTCGGCGAGCGCATCCTGGTCCGCACCGACCGGCCGCAGGCGTGGGAACAGCTGATCACCACGATCGGCAATCCCGACCGGCTGGCCCTGGCGGTGGAGACCCACCAGAGCGACGCCGGCTACACCGCCGCGGTCGTCGACGGCGTACTGGCCCCCGCACCACATGCGGGCGTCACCACCATCTACGTGGCCGGCGATCCGATGGGCTGGCCCGCCGCCAAACCGGACCTGTCGATCCATCAGCCCGGCGCGATCGGCAACCACGTCGTACTCCGCACCGGCACAGCGCAGGTGGAACTCACCCTGGTCTCGATCCCCCGTGAGACCACCTACATCAACCGGCCGCGCGGCACCCGGCCGCTGGCCCACCAGTAG
- a CDS encoding NADPH-dependent FMN reductase gives MNSLLRLEVIVGSVRPQRFAPVVADWFLRTARADPAFEVDVIDLAHTPLPVELTESPEVDAYRERLSGADAFVVITSEYNHGYPAALKTALDTAKHEWRGKPVGFVGYGGLSGGLRAIEQLRQVVAEIHMVSIRETVSFHQAKRRFDADGNPDDGAAIDAAGRLLRQLAWWGRHLRAARAADPYPG, from the coding sequence ATGAACAGCCTACTGCGTCTGGAGGTCATCGTCGGCAGCGTGCGACCGCAGCGGTTCGCGCCGGTGGTCGCGGACTGGTTCCTGCGGACCGCGCGCGCGGATCCGGCGTTCGAGGTGGACGTCATCGATCTGGCGCACACGCCGCTACCGGTCGAGCTGACGGAATCGCCCGAGGTCGACGCATATCGCGAACGGCTCTCCGGCGCAGACGCTTTCGTCGTGATCACCTCGGAGTACAACCACGGGTACCCGGCGGCGCTGAAGACCGCGCTGGATACCGCGAAGCACGAATGGCGGGGTAAGCCGGTCGGTTTCGTGGGTTACGGCGGGCTGTCCGGCGGGTTGCGCGCGATCGAGCAGCTGCGGCAGGTGGTGGCGGAGATCCACATGGTCTCCATCCGGGAGACGGTGAGCTTCCATCAGGCGAAGCGGCGGTTCGACGCGGACGGCAATCCGGACGACGGGGCCGCGATCGATGCGGCCGGTCGGCTGTTGCGCCAATTGGCTTGGTGGGGAAGGCATCTGCGCGCGGCGCGGGCCGCCGATCCCTATCCGGGCTGA
- a CDS encoding S-methyl-5'-thioadenosine phosphorylase, with product MSSPRPALAIIGGSGFYDFFGDDATTLEIETPYGAPAAPITVGDVDGRQVAFLPRHGRKHEYSPHTVPYRANMWALRSIGVRRIFAPCAVGSLRADWGPGTVAVPDQLVDRTSGRPQTFFDNGGIHVSFADPYCDELRAAATKSAVPELPMKSAGTMVVVQGPRFSTRAESRWFAGQGWELVNMTGFPEAVLARELEMCYAAIALVTDLDAGLEAGEGVSAVAVFEEFERNLVPFKKLVRHAVATVDGTDTCEHCRVHDGVTLPFDLP from the coding sequence ATGAGTTCTCCCCGTCCCGCGCTGGCCATCATCGGCGGCAGCGGCTTCTACGACTTCTTCGGCGACGACGCGACCACGCTCGAGATCGAGACGCCCTACGGCGCGCCCGCCGCGCCGATCACCGTCGGCGACGTCGACGGGCGGCAGGTGGCGTTCCTGCCGCGGCACGGCCGCAAGCACGAGTACTCCCCGCACACCGTGCCGTATCGGGCCAATATGTGGGCGCTGCGGTCGATCGGCGTGCGCCGGATCTTCGCGCCGTGCGCGGTGGGCAGCCTGCGCGCCGATTGGGGGCCGGGGACCGTCGCCGTGCCCGATCAGCTGGTCGACCGCACCTCGGGGCGGCCGCAGACCTTCTTCGACAACGGCGGGATCCACGTGTCCTTCGCCGATCCGTACTGTGACGAACTGCGCGCCGCCGCAACGAAATCCGCGGTGCCGGAACTGCCGATGAAGTCGGCCGGCACGATGGTCGTGGTGCAGGGCCCGCGCTTCTCCACCCGCGCGGAGAGCCGCTGGTTCGCCGGGCAGGGCTGGGAACTGGTCAACATGACCGGCTTCCCCGAGGCCGTACTCGCCCGTGAGCTCGAGATGTGCTATGCGGCAATCGCTTTGGTGACGGACCTGGACGCGGGCCTGGAGGCCGGCGAAGGGGTCAGTGCCGTGGCCGTTTTCGAGGAGTTCGAGCGAAACCTGGTGCCGTTCAAGAAGTTGGTGCGGCACGCCGTCGCCACCGTCGACGGCACCGACACCTGCGAGCACTGCCGGGTGCACGACGGCGTGACACTGCCGTTCGACCTGCCCTGA
- a CDS encoding metal-sensitive transcriptional regulator, producing MSQDQTAAEAAADHAGHGYITAKDDYLKRLRRIEGQARGLQRMVEEEKYCIDILTQVAAMTKALQAVAMGLLEDHISHCVVDAAVRGGPEAEAKIKEATEAIGRLVRANP from the coding sequence GTGAGTCAGGATCAGACGGCCGCGGAGGCCGCCGCCGACCACGCGGGCCACGGCTACATCACCGCCAAGGACGACTACCTCAAACGCCTGCGCCGCATCGAGGGTCAGGCTCGCGGCCTGCAGCGCATGGTCGAGGAGGAGAAGTACTGCATCGACATCCTCACCCAGGTCGCGGCGATGACGAAGGCCCTCCAGGCAGTGGCGATGGGCCTGCTGGAGGACCACATCAGCCACTGCGTGGTGGACGCCGCAGTCCGGGGCGGACCGGAGGCCGAGGCCAAGATCAAGGAAGCCACCGAGGCCATCGGCCGCCTGGTCCGCGCCAATCCGTGA
- a CDS encoding LLM class F420-dependent oxidoreductase translates to MSIHGRFAVWSYYASFTPEIAAELEGLGYSTLWLGGSPSADLPVIESLLEATETLTVGTSIVNIWSAPAKQVAESFHRIEARFPGRFLLGVGAGHPEQDAAFRKPYDALVEYLDELDEAGVPKQSRALAALGPRVLELSRDRTAGALPYLTVPEHTRQAREILGPDALLVAEHKITINTDPDAARATLRPRIKFYLKLQNYVANLRRLGFTEEDLEYPGSDALIDTLGLHGTAEEVATGLVAHLEAGADQIAIQVTDEDWLPVLRTLAPALAGR, encoded by the coding sequence ATGAGCATTCATGGACGGTTCGCAGTATGGAGTTACTACGCGAGTTTCACCCCCGAGATCGCCGCTGAGCTGGAGGGACTCGGGTACAGCACGCTCTGGCTGGGCGGATCGCCGTCGGCTGATCTGCCGGTGATCGAGTCGTTGCTCGAGGCCACCGAGACGCTGACCGTCGGCACCAGCATCGTGAACATCTGGAGCGCGCCGGCCAAACAGGTCGCCGAATCCTTCCATCGGATCGAGGCCCGATTCCCCGGCCGTTTCCTGCTGGGCGTCGGTGCGGGCCATCCTGAGCAGGACGCGGCCTTCCGCAAGCCCTACGACGCGCTGGTCGAATATCTGGACGAGCTGGACGAGGCGGGGGTGCCGAAGCAGAGCCGGGCGCTGGCCGCGCTCGGGCCGCGGGTGCTGGAACTGTCCCGGGACCGCACCGCGGGTGCGCTGCCCTATCTGACCGTGCCGGAACACACCCGGCAGGCCCGCGAGATCCTCGGCCCGGACGCGCTGCTGGTGGCCGAGCACAAGATCACCATCAATACCGATCCCGACGCCGCGCGCGCGACCCTGCGGCCGCGGATCAAGTTCTATCTGAAGTTGCAGAACTACGTCGCCAACCTGCGCCGGCTCGGCTTCACCGAGGAAGACCTGGAGTATCCGGGCAGCGACGCGCTGATCGACACGCTCGGGCTGCACGGCACCGCGGAGGAGGTGGCCACGGGTCTGGTCGCACATCTCGAGGCGGGCGCGGATCAGATCGCGATCCAGGTCACCGACGAGGACTGGCTGCCGGTGCTGCGCACACTCGCCCCGGCGCTGGCCGGTCGCTGA
- a CDS encoding SseB family protein, which produces MVTDGLSTLRAEIAAFRAGFGQPALLLSAFREAAVLVPLTTDDRLYTTRYARIAWICVFTGVQPLSHYLIARGAQTEDHHFHTLRGHRLADYASAREDPTGIVIDPGSETPMALPPRLVAANGDTVGVL; this is translated from the coding sequence GTGGTCACCGATGGGCTTTCGACGTTGCGTGCGGAGATCGCCGCGTTCCGAGCGGGTTTCGGCCAACCCGCTCTGCTGCTGTCCGCCTTCCGCGAGGCCGCCGTCCTGGTGCCACTCACCACCGACGACCGCCTGTACACCACCCGATACGCCCGCATCGCCTGGATCTGCGTATTCACCGGAGTACAACCGTTGTCCCACTACCTGATCGCCCGCGGCGCGCAGACCGAGGACCACCACTTCCACACCCTGCGCGGCCACCGCCTCGCCGATTACGCATCGGCACGCGAAGATCCGACCGGCATAGTGATAGATCCGGGCAGCGAAACCCCGATGGCCCTGCCGCCCCGGTTGGTGGCCGCGAACGGCGACACCGTAGGGGTGCTGTAA
- a CDS encoding WXG100 family type VII secretion target encodes MNDSIRVDPAVLTNAADGINGIIGELSDLGTKETGASGRGFSLISLSGLQAGRTSVHQAFSAFTDRWSWGVRTMVQSADAIARSLGLAAGRYHEEEQTAANMFKEMYTDIAGNPHLSHRDADARSWSHTLADNNYNDIRHPDYSASSFSHAFDHMLRNGKIIATVAPDALANAGPIPQRWNTGDAARAAQIMNDK; translated from the coding sequence GTGAACGATTCGATCCGGGTGGACCCCGCCGTCCTGACCAACGCCGCCGACGGAATCAACGGCATCATCGGCGAACTGTCCGACCTGGGAACCAAGGAAACCGGCGCCTCCGGCCGCGGCTTCTCCCTCATCTCGCTCAGCGGCCTGCAAGCCGGCAGAACGTCGGTACACCAAGCCTTCTCGGCATTCACCGACCGCTGGTCGTGGGGCGTACGCACGATGGTGCAGAGCGCCGACGCCATCGCCCGGAGCCTGGGCCTCGCGGCGGGCCGGTACCACGAGGAGGAACAGACCGCCGCCAACATGTTCAAGGAGATGTACACCGACATCGCCGGCAACCCACACCTGTCCCACCGGGACGCCGACGCCCGCTCCTGGTCACACACGCTGGCGGACAACAACTACAACGACATCCGCCACCCCGACTACAGCGCCTCGTCGTTCTCCCACGCTTTCGACCACATGCTGCGCAACGGGAAGATCATCGCCACGGTCGCCCCCGACGCCCTCGCGAACGCAGGCCCGATCCCACAACGCTGGAACACCGGCGACGCCGCCAGAGCCGCACAGATCATGAACGACAAATAG